The following coding sequences lie in one Rutidosis leptorrhynchoides isolate AG116_Rl617_1_P2 chromosome 4, CSIRO_AGI_Rlap_v1, whole genome shotgun sequence genomic window:
- the LOC139842948 gene encoding uncharacterized protein, with product MEEWRTLRFLDFKKVNEYSSAMFKICSQLQFCGHEINDADMGNAHGRGRGKGRGNNGQYHHNGNYHNNGKNHNYGRSHPYGNSRGRGRNRGRGRGYGQRNNNTRNYRPQPPNKPTEQDVEGNSSRNPEEPCYICGSVGHWARTRRTPEHLVELYKKSLKDNEKEVNHVDNLDLVKAEPTSEFFDGLDF from the exons ATGGAAGAATGGAGAACTCTGAGATTTCTGGACTTTAAGAAAGTGAATGAATATAGTTCAGCTATGTTCAAGATATGTTCACAACTTCAATTTTGTGGACACGAAATTAATGATGCTGATAT gggtaatgcacatggacgaggacgTGGGAAAGGTCGTGGTAATAATGGTCAATACCATCACAATGGCAATTACCATAACAATGGCAAAAACCATAACTATGGTCGGAGTCATCCGTATGGTAATAGTCGTGGTCGTGGTCGTAACCGTGGCCGTGGTCGTGGatatggtcaaagaaataataatacaCGAAATTATAGACCACAACCACCAAATAAGCCCACCGAACAAGATGTTGAAGGAAACTCTTCAAGGAATCCTGAAGAACCTTGTTACATATGTGGTAGTGTTGGCCATTGGGCTAGAACACGTAGAACACCTGAACATCTTGTTGAGCTCTATAAAAAATCCTTGAAAGATAATGAAAAGGAAGTGAATCATGTGGATAACCTTGATTTGGTCAAGGCCGAACCAACTTCAGAGTTCTTCGATGGCTTAGATTTCTAA